A genomic window from Triticum urartu cultivar G1812 chromosome 7, Tu2.1, whole genome shotgun sequence includes:
- the LOC125525345 gene encoding glycosylinositol phosphorylceramide mannosyl transferase 1 — translation MLGMAKQLLQLQAATHRWNGARRRQPLAPSPPRHAPAARAGRFAACFLACLLALAAGAVLTLCITLHRPEPDASAAASPRGSGYAVVINTWKRYDLLKRAVAHYSVCAGVDAIHVVWSEPREPPEALRRSVLNCSRAAADVGFVMNRGNSLNNRFRPIQGLRTDAVFSVDDDLVVPCSTLRFAFGVWQSAPSAMVGFVPRMHWPADPRGNTKEYRYGSWWSVWRTGTYSMVLSKASFFHRRYLDLYTNHMLPSIRNYVTENRNCEDIAMSFLVANVTGVPPIWVQGRIYEIGSTGISSSKGHDLRRSRCLNAFASMYGHMPLVASTVKAVDSRTSWFW, via the exons ATGCTGGGGATGGCCAAGCAGCTGCTTCAGCTGCAGGCCGCGACGCACCGGTGGAacggcgcccgccgccgccagcccctCGCCCCCTCGCCCCCTCGCCACGCTCCCGCGGCCAGAGCCGGCAGATTCGCCGCCTGCTTCCTCGCGTGCCTGCTCGCGCTCGCCGCCGGCGCCGTCCTCACGCTCTGCATCACACTACACCGCCCGGAGCCCGatgcctccgccgccgcctcgccacg CGGCAGCGGCTACGCCGTGGTGATCAACACGTGGAAGCGCTACGACCTCCTGAAGAGAGCCGTCGCGCACTACTCCGTCTGCGCGGGCGTGGACGCCATCCACGTCGTGTGGAGCGAGCCCCGGGAGCCGCCGGAGGCCCTGCGCCGGAGCGTCCTCAACtgcagccgcgccgccgccgacgtTGGGTTCGTGATGAACAGGGGAAACAGCCTCAACAACAGGTTCAGGCCCATCCAGGGGCTCAGGACGGACGCCGTCTTCTCCGTCGACGACGACCTCGTCGTGCCCTGCTCCACGCTGCGGTTCGCCTTCGGCGTCTGGCAGAGCGCGCCCTCTGCCATGGTCGGCTTCGTGCCCCGTATGCACTGGCCTGCCGACCCG AGAGGCAACACCAAAGAGTACAGATATGGAAGCTGGTGGTCAGTTTGGAGGACAGGGACATACAGTATGGTACTCTCGAAAGCGAGTTTTTTTCATAGGCGGTATTTGGATTTATATACCAACCACATGCTACCGTCGATACGCAATTATGTGACAGAGAATAG GAATTGTGAGGACATTGCTATGTCTTTTCTTGTTGCAAATGTGACCGGAGTTCCACCAATATGGGTTCAAG GAAGGATATATGAGATCGGATCGACCGGTATCAGCAGTTCAAAAGGCCATGATTTGCGGAGATCTAGATGTTTGAATGCATTTGCTTCCATGTATGGTCATATGCCTCTGGTAGCGAGTACGGTCAAGGCTGTTGATAGCCGAACTAGCTGGTTTTGGTGA